One genomic region from Diabrotica undecimpunctata isolate CICGRU chromosome 9, icDiaUnde3, whole genome shotgun sequence encodes:
- the LOC140450961 gene encoding uncharacterized protein, translated as MVRNYIKQTNRQSWTENGMAQAIDAVINRNMACQTAATNYAVPRATLQRRIRKYQANQDMSCAVKKGMGFFKPVFTPEQELELVGYIQDMENRLFGLTSRDLRKVAYQLAERHEISHNFNHTTKMAGEDWLSAFLKRHDVLSLRKPEATSAARAMGFNKISVNRFFELLTTTIEKYQITADRLFNVDETGITTVAKSLNKIIATKGKKQVGSLSSAERGKMLTVEICMGADGSFMPPLFIFPRKRMKPELLDGAPPGSWAECNDSGWMQGDLFVKWFKKFVAWSRASNENIVLLLLDGHFTHTKNLKLARQHGVVLLYFPPHYTHKLQPLDVSFMKPLSVYYANEIKNWLRLNPSRVVTHYQVPEHFGKAFIRAGTMSIAINGFKATGIWPPNPNIFVDADFVAADTTNIEQSQNAGIMEPRQNTPPSQSIRHSPQPGPSNRSPSSDLPSQNIRHSPQPGMSNRLPFHDLPYQNDKPTKFVFASP; from the coding sequence ATGGTGCGTAATTATATAAAACAGACCAACAGACAATCTTGGACAGAGAATGGAATGGCACAAGCAATTGATGCTGTTATAAATCGAAACATGGCGTGTCAAACTGCTGCTACAAATTATGCTGTTCCTCGTGCTACTTTACAACGTCGCATACGTAAATACCAAGCCAATCAAGACATGTCTTGTGCCGTTAAAAAAGGCATGGGATTCTTCAAACCGGTATTTACACCAGAGCAGGAATTAGAGTTGGTTGGCTATATTCAAGATATGGAAAATCGCCTTTTTGGGCTTACATCAAGAGACCTTCGAAAAGTTGCATATCAGTTAGCAGAACGACACGAAATTTCCCATAACTTTAATCATACCACCAAAATGGCGGGAGAAGATTGGTTGTCTGCTTTCCTTAAAAGGCATGATGTTCTATCTTTGAGAAAACCAGAGGCAACTTCTGCAGCACGCGCTATGGGGTTTAACAAAATTTCAGTAAATAGGTTCTTTGAACTTCTAACTACGACTATTGAGAAATACCAGATAACGGCAGATCGATTATTTAATGTTGATGAAACTGGCATAACCACTGTTGCCAAAAGTCTCAATAAAATTATCGCAACCAAAGGGAAAAAGCAAGTTGGGTCTTTGTCGTCCGCAGAGAGAGGGAAGATGCTTACTGTGGAAATATGTATGGGTGCAGATGGTTCATTCATGCCTCCACTTTTTATTTTTCCAAGGAAACGAATGAAGCCGGAACTGTTAGATGGCGCACCACCAGGGTCTTGGGCTGAGTGTAATGATTCAGGCTGGATGCAAGGTGATTTGTTTGTTAAATGGTTTAAAAAATTCGTAGCATGGTCAAGAGCTTCAAACGAAAATATTGTGTTGTTATTGTTAGATGGCCATTTTACGcacacaaaaaatttaaaacttgcAAGACAGCATGGTGTAGTTCTGTTGTATTTTCCACCTCATTATACCCATAAACTCCAGCCACTAGATGTAAGCTTCATGAAACCATTAAGTGTTTATTACgctaacgaaataaaaaattgGTTAAGGTTGAATCCAAGTCGAGTAGTTACTCACTACCAAGTGCCTGAACATTTTGGAAAGGCGTTTATTCGAGCGGGAACAATGTCAATAGCTATAAATGGTTTTAAAGCTACCGGGATATGGCCACCTAACCCAAATATTTTTGTGGATGCTGATTTTGTGGCAGCGGATACTACAAATATAGAACAGTCGCAAAATGCTGGAATTATGGAGCCTCGGCAGAACACGCCACCTTCACAAAGCATAAGGCACTCTCCACAACCTGGACCGTCAAACAGATCACCTTCTTCAGACTTACCTTCCCAAAACATAAGGCACTCCCCACAGCCTGGGATGTCAAACAGATTGCCTTTTCACGATTTACCTTATCAAAACGATAAGCCAACTAAATTTGTGTTTGCTTCTCCATAG
- the LOC140450962 gene encoding uncharacterized protein — protein MAEGREKELNTSRGTIKGQLTTFETFLNKCRLDNNLLIELESRLDRAVGLLDKFEEVQNEIDNMASDEEFIRNASVERDKFENSFYRVISLAKNMLQESQSHLVDMGGSQVASSSSNHSNHGGLALQAKPRLPAIPIPTYNGNRDMWIEFKETYESLVHNNDAISSIEKFHFLKRALQGDPEKIVKMRKMTAENYDVVWQLLCDRYDDKPLLVGFHIDALLVFRSLSKESATDLRDMLDTIIESLFALEKLNVESNSWDPFLFFKLNIYGRYKQAQKLGLCLNCLQKTNHVSKNCQSGSCRKCGRKHNTLLHYASGGADKDVTGVGYQEDIGQLSAIQVCEEGATASVNNGNQSVAGPSNGMSFSVNSVWLENGAAVPGEVLLSTALVQIIDGNGKACTCRALLDYGSQPNLISEEVVKRLNLPRKSVDLTLAGVGSKVAQVKYRCNGTVESIGVGFKKTVSFLIVPQITGVIPSQNIPTTRLNIPKHLRLADPGFHKPGKIDLLLGVDIFYELLCVGQIRLGPNLPLLQKTKLGCVLDISQQLEKFWQIEEVPDGQEVLSKEDIECEQIFQQTTKRAPDGKFVVHIPLKKSVTALGQSRQSALNRFYKLEQKLQKNEKLQELYIKFMQDYIDMGHMSLSDGSLDTISYYFPHHGVINENSETTRLRVVFNGSATTDTSVSFNDLQYNGPKVQEDLVSILLRFRQHYVVVGGDVAKMYRMIWVVPEQRSLQKVFWRASPDADLKEYTLNTVTYGTKSAPYLAIRCLKELGVQCAENRPEASQTILKDFYVDDLLTGAESAEEAISLCEEVDQVLQCGGMELRKWITNSKEVQLALAKSEDVSGSVQIGEKDKNKTLGLMWAFKEDTLMFAIDFSAKDNRHTKRSILSEVLRIFDPLGLVGPSVLLAKQFLQKMWQQKLHWDESLPYHLETEWRKLRAEFLNLNSLRIKRHVVCKNNCYNSGHSWIYRRFKVGIWSLCLP, from the exons ATGGCGGAAGGTCGTGAAAAAGAGTTAAATACATCACGTGGCACGATTAAGGGTCAATTAACAACCTTTGAGacctttttaaataaatgtagaCTGGATAATAATCTTTTAATTGAATTGGAAAGTCGTTTAGATCGGGCAGTAGGATTATTAGATAAATTTGAAGAAGTTCAAAATGAGATAGATAATATGGCCTCAGATGAGGAATTTATAAGGAATGCTTCTGTTGAAAGAGACAAGTTCGAAAATTCTTTTTATAGAGTGATTTCATTAGCAAAAAATATGTTACAAGAAAGTCAAAGTCATTTGGTAGACATGGGAGGATCTCAGGTTGCCTCTAGTTCTAGTAATCATAGCAATCATGGGGGATTAGCGCTTCAAGCAAAACCAAGGCTGCCGGCTATCCCTATCCCCACATATAATGGGAATAGAGATATGTGGATCGAGTTTAAAGAAACGTATGAATCATTGGTACATAATAATGATGCAATCTCAAGTATTGaaaagtttcattttttaaaaCGAGCATTACAGGGGGATCctgaaaaaattgtaaaaatgcgTAAAATGACCGCGGAAAATTATGACGTTGTTTGGCAACTGTTATGTGATCGTTATGATGATAAACCTTTGTTAGTTGGGTTTCATATAGATGCATTATTAGTATTTCGGTCATTATCAAAAGAATCTGCGACAGATTTACGGGATATGTTAGATACAATAATTGAAAGTTTGTTTGCATTGGAAAAACTTAATGTTGAATCAAATTCATGGGATCCGTTCTTG ttttttaaattaaacatttatggTAGATATAAACAAGCACAAAAATTGGGTTTATGTTTAAATTGTTTGCAAAAAACTAATCATGTTAGTAAAAATTGTCAATCTGGAAGCTGCAGGAAATGCGGGCGGAAACATAACACACTGCTGCATTACGCTAGTGGAGGGGCAGATAAGGATGTCACTGGAGTAGGTTATCAGGAAGATATTGGTCAGCTTTCTGCGATACAGGTCTGCGAAGAAGGTGCCACTGCCTCTGTTAATAATGGCAATCAATCAGTAGCTGGACCATCAAATGGTATGTCATTTAGTGTCAATTCTGTCTGGTTGGAAAATGGAGCTGCGGTTCCTGGAGAGGTATTGTTGTCAACTGCATTAGTTCAAATAATTGATGGAAATGGAAAAGCTTGCACATGCAGAGCACTGTTAGATTATGGGTCCCAACCCAATCTAATAAGTGAAGAAGTAGTAAAGCGGTTAAACTTGCCTAGGAAGTCAGTAGATCTTACTTTAGCAGGAGTTGGAAGCAAGGTCGCACAAGTCAAATATAGATGCAATGGTACAGTTGAATCAATTGGGGTGGGCTTTAAGAAAACTGTATCCTTTTTAATAGTTCCACAAATTACTGGAGTAATCCCTAGTCAGAATATACCTACAACAAGGTTGAATATTCCGAAGCACCTTCGATTGGCAGATCCAGGATTTCATAAACCTGGAAAGATTGATCTTCTCTTAGGAGTGGATATATTTTATGAATTATTGTGTGTTGGACAAATTCGGTTGGGTCCAAATCTTCCATTGCTTCAGAAGACAAAGTTGGGCTG TGTATTAGACATCAGTCAGCAGTTGGAAAAGTTTTGGCAAATAGAAGAGGTACCAGATGGACAAGAGGTGCTTTCAAAGGAAGATATAGAATGTGAGCAAATCTTTCAACAAACGACAAAGAGGGCTCCTGATGGAAAATTTGTAGTTCATATTCCACTGAAAAAATCAGTAACAGCACTGGGTCAATCTAGGCAATCAGCATTAAACAGATTTTATAAATTggaacaaaaattacaaaagaatGAAAAGTTACAAGAATTGTATATCAAGTTCATGCAAGACTATATTGACATGGGTCATATGTCATTATCAGATGGTTCGTTGGACACTATTTCATATTACTTTCCACATCATGGGGTGATTAATGAAAATAGTGAGACTACACGGTTAAGAGTGGTATTTAATGGTTCAGCCACTACTGATACAAGTGTATCTTTCAATGATTTGCAATATAATGGACCAAAAGTACAAGAAGATTTGGTTTCTATATTGTTAAGATTCAGACAGCATTATGTGGTAGTTGGCGGAGATGTCGCTAAGATGTACAGGATGATTTGGGTTGTTCCTGAACAACGGTCCTTACAAAAAGTATTTTGGAGAGCATCACCTGATGCAGACTTAAAGGAGTATACACTCAACACAGTCACATATGGAACAAAGTCAGCACCTTACTTGGCAATAAGATGTTTGAAGGAGTTAGGAGTTCAGTGTGCAGAGAACAGACCTGAAGCTTCTCAAacaattttaaaagatttttacgTAGATGACCTACTTACTGGTGCTGAATCAGCAGAGGAAGCAATAAGCTTGTGCGAGGAAGTAGATCAAGTTTTACAATGTGGAGGTATGGAGTTGAGAAAATGGATAACAAACAGTAAAGAGGTGCAACTTGCATTGGCAAAATCAGAAGATGTTTCTGGTTCTGTTCAGATTGGAGAAAAGGATAAAAACAAGACACTGGGGTTGATGTGGGCATTTAAAGAAGACACATTGATGTTTGCAATAGATTTTTCAGCTAAAGACAATAGGCATACCAAACGTTCCATATTATCAGAAgttttaaggatttttgatccCTTAGGGTTGGTGGGACCCTCAGTACTTTTGGCGAAacagtttttacaaaaaatgtggCAGCAAAAACTTCACTGGGATGAGTCATTGCCTTACCATTTGGAAACAGAATGGAGAAAATTGAGGGCAGAGTTCTTAAATTTAAATAGTCTACGAATTAAAAGACATGTGGTTTGCAAGAATAACTGCTATAACAGTGGACATTCATGGATTTACAGACGCTTCAAAGTTGGCATATGGAGCTTGTGTTTACCTTAG
- the LOC140450963 gene encoding uncharacterized protein, whose amino-acid sequence MGLVTLNLLCSKVRVAPLKAQTIPRLELCAVLVLVKLVAVVQASLTVKINNIFYWTDSTVVLGWLKTDVCKLQVFVANRVSQIKAIAKCGEFRHVRSEHNPADLLSRGVLPSKIIGLQYWWIGPEWLKLEESEWPNLGHEAQLELPDLRYAVVSHIATEENPKLFHFEKFSCLNRLRRAVAYSFRYVKKIRSRNFDVTSSLSPLELEHAMNALLLVLRKEIFGADMMALENGKPWKKSLLNLNPFLDKAGCLRVGVDYTWQTYLIHKNIFDY is encoded by the coding sequence ATGGGATTGGTAACACTAAATTTGTTGTGTTCTAAAGTGAGAGTAGCTCCATTGAAGGCACAAACAATTCCGAGACTTGAACTCTGTGCTGTATTGGTGTTGGTTAAATTAGTTGCAGTAGTTCAAGCATCTCTTacagtaaaaattaataatattttttattggacAGATTCTACAGTGGTATTGGGATGGCTTAAAACTGATGTTTGTAAATTACAAGTTTTTGTCGCAAACAGGGTTAGTCAAATTAAGGCCATTGCTAAATGTGGTGAATTTAGACATGTGAGATCAGAGCACAATCCAGCAGATCTTCTATCTAGGGGCGTGTTACCGTCGAAAATTATTGGTTTACAATATTGGTGGATTGGGCCTGAATGGTTGAAATTGGAAGAGTCAGAGTGGCCAAATTTGGGTCATGAGGCACAATTGGAATTACCAGACTTGAGGTATGCAGTAGTTTCGCACATAGCTACTGAAGAAAACCCAAAGCTATTTCATTTTGAAAAATTCAGTTGCTTAAATAGGTTAAGGAGAGCTGTGGCATATAGTTTTAGATATGTTAAAAAGATCAGATCAAGAAATTTTGATGTAACCAGTTCACTATCTCCTTTGGAATTGGAGCACGCTATGAATGCGTTGTTATTGGTATTACGAAAAGAAATTTTTGGAGCAGATATGATGGCACTGGAAAATGGAAAACCCTGGAAGAAAAGTCTTCTTAATTTGAATCCTTTCTTAGATAAAGCAGGATGTCTTAGGGTGGGGGTAGATTACACTTGGCAAACCTACCTTATTCACAAAAACATTTTCGATTATTAA
- the LOC140450964 gene encoding uncharacterized protein, giving the protein MEHNRLLHCGPQQILSTVRENFWVLGGRNLARKVYCSCVRCFRCKPIPLEQIMGVLPKDRVEVNPPFYVTGTDYAGPFPMKTKRGRGSQIIKCYICLFVCFSTKALHLEVVSDLTSEAWIACFRRFVARRDKPLKIYSDNGSNYIGANTELKELQKFLELESQTISNTLGNEGIQWQFIPARAPNFGGLWEAAVKSCKHHLRRILVNSPLTYEEFITLLAQVEAVLNSRPLVPLSSSPDDLEVLTPSHFLIGRKLTAAPDPSLQEIPVNHLSRWQHVQMLHQHFWSRWSSEYLAGLQQGQKWLKNSNNLQTGQLVIIKEDNLPPSQWRLGRVKELFCGPDGNNQIDETPTNQPSTSPANSERDGGGNKSVKRKLDYQNNTGTSNKKHFDAAQ; this is encoded by the exons ATGGAACATAATAGGTTGCTGCATTGTGGCCCGCAGCAAATATTAAGTACTGTCAGAGAAAATTTTTGGGTATTGGGAGGACGAAACTTAGCACGGAAAGTGTATTGCAGTTGTGTGAGATGTTTCCGATGCAAACCTATTCCTTTGGAGCAAATTATGGGAGTTTTACCAAAAGACAGAGTAGAAGTAAATCCTCCATTTTATGTAACGGGAACGGATTATGCAGGTCCTTTTCCAATGAAAACAAAACGTGGTCGTGGTTCACAAATAATTAAATGTTATATTTGTCTTTTTGTGTGTTTTTCAACTAAAGCACTTCATCTAGAGGTAGTATCAGACTTAACCAGCGAAGCCTGGATAGCATGTTTTCGAAGGTTTGTCGCACGACGTGACAAACCACTTAAAATTTATTCAGATAATGGGTCAAATTATATTGGGGCTAATACTGAATTAAaagaattacaaaaatttttgGAACTAGAATCGCAAACAATTAGTAATACGTTAGGTAATGAGGGAATTCAATGGCAATTTATTCCAGCACGTGCTCCAAATTTTGGGGGTTTATGGGAAGCGGCCGTGAAATCATGTAAACATCATTTACGGAGAATTTTGGTTAACTCTCCTCTTACATACGAGGAATTTATTACTCTTCTTGCACAGGTTGAAGCGGTTTTAAACTCCCGTCCTTTGGTCCCTCTTTCTTCTAGTCCTGACGATCTTGAGGTATTAACACCTTCCCATTTCCTTATTGGACGCAAACTCACTGCAGCTCCTGATCCAAGTCTTCAAGAGATACCAGTTAATCATCTGTCTCGTTGGCAACATGTACAGATGTTACATCAACATTTTTGGAGTCGATGGTCGAGTGAGTACCTTGCTGGATTGCAACAAGGGCAAAAATGGTTGAAGAATTCCAATAATCTTCAAACTGGACAGTTGGTTATCATCAAGGAGGACAATCTGCCTCCATCCCAGTGGCGACTAGGAAGAGTGAAGGAACTGTTCTGTGGTCCAGACGGAAAT aaCCAAATAGATGAAACTCCAACCAACCAACCCAGCACTTCTCCTGCCAATTCGGAAAGAGATGGAGGAGGTAATAAAAGCGTTAAAAGAAAATTAGACTACCAGAATAATACGGGAACTAGTAATAAAAAACATTTCGACGCAGCCCAATGA